GTTCCTGTCTGGATTGAGGGAACATCTAGTTGACGTGGTTAGGTTGGAAGTgagagctggaggagagctggtctggtggtagcaagcatggcttgtccccttagctaagcagggtctgccctggttgcatatgaatgggagacttgatgtgtgagcactggaagatattccctcaggggatggagccgctctgggaagagcagaaggttccaagttccctccctggcagcatctccaaggtagggctgagagagattcttacctgcaaccttggagaagtcgctgccagtctgtgtagacaatacagagctagatagaccaatggtctgactcagtatatggcagcttctgtgtCTAACTGATTCACCTACATGATTGGGGTGATTGGATGGATCTACCTCAGAGAGAACAATCTGAGTGCTGATTGCATCAAGGATCCACACGATCAGTCCCCACCTGCATCACCAATGCATAAGGATCCACTCATGAGGAAGTGAGACTCACCAAGCTGGGGTAACATTTAAGGCACACCTGTTCAGCCCCAGGTCTCTCTGTTCCTCTGTGTGGCAGCATCCTCAGCCCAGGGGATCTTGGTACCTGTGGCTTGTTTCGTTTGAACAACCCGAGGATCTTTTAGGGGCCCTGGTACTGGAGCCAAAAGTAGGGCAATTTTATTGCCAGTTTCCATCTTTGGGTCACCAAAGCCTAATCACTTCAGGCGCTGCAATTATTTTTCCAGCATTCACCCTCTGGaggaatatgatgaatatttatataccgcttttcaacaaaagtccctaaagcagtttatatagatcagtggttctacaactcccagaactacaactctcatcattcccagtgacaatgtattgtggctgggggtgatgggagttgtagttcagcaacatctggaggcaccctggttggggaccactgacatattgattgattgattgattgattaaaagatggctccctgtccccaaagtgctcacaatctaaaagagaaacataagacagataccagcaacagtcactggggatggatagggggatggatagggccagttgctctcctcctgctcaatatagagaagcaccacttttaaaaggtgcctctttgctcagttagcaggggacgatGAACAATGCTCCATCTCATCAGGCAGCACCATTTCCAAAGACGTTCTGGGGGGAAAGATATCTGCCAGTCGTTGATAAGAAAACTGCTGCTGTTGGCAAGGGCCTCTTCCTGCCCTTACCCTCGGCTCTCCTGTTTTTGCTTCCTGCAGATGGGGCGGCATTTCAGCTCAGCGCTATTTTTacaccagagatgccagggattgaaccagggaccttctgcacacaccaATAAAACACAACCCTGCCTCTGAACTAATCCTGTGCCTTATCCCGCAGTAAGTCAGGTGACTAGCTGACTGTACGATGGAACACAGTACCGATTCTACCCAAGAGATGATACATTGACACCCTGCTCAAGAATCACAAGGCATATTTCCAGCTTATGCAAAcagattgatttattgatttcttTTCCAGCCATCTCGGCCACAAGCTACCTTCGTGGTTCATCCAGTCATCTCAGTAGCACTTCCTGTGGACGATGTAAGGCCCGGACTCTTGGTACTGCTCCttcctaatccagcagggctggaagTTCCTCAGGGATGCAAGGATGGAGCCTCCGGTCCAGACGGAATACTTCCTCAATGGGTTGGCTGTGACTTTGACTTTGGTGTTGGTGGGCACCATGGCCATGAGTTCATGGGTAAAGCGCTTTTCCAGCCCCTCAAAGAGGGATGAGCCTCCGCACAGCATGATGTTCTCGTACATGTCCTTCCGGTGTTCTTCAGGGACTTTCCTTAAGCTTCGTTGGGCCATACCATGGATCCCGACAAGGTTCAGACCGGGCATCTGGGGAGGGTTGAACAGCATCTCCGGGCATTGGAATCTCTCTTTCCCCATACTGATGATTTGGCCGTCAGGCAACTGGTAATCGACCATATATTCTCTCCTGGGACGATTCCACTCGGCGTCGAAATCGAGGGCAACATAACAGCATTTTTGCTTGATGTCAGCAACGACATCCAACATCCTTTCGTCAAAGTAATGCCCCATGTCCCGTAGGAGGTTCATCAAAAAAGATGTAATGTTTGTGCCACCGATATCCATCCTTTCCGTGGCATGCGGCAAGTTGTACCCCTGATGGACGGGCACGGTGTGCGTCACTGCGTATCCCGTGTCTACCACCATGCCACTGATTTTGCCATGGGCGTAGACCGACAGCACAGACTGATAGGCCACGTACATCCCCGGGGAGTTGAGCGACTCAAAGACAACCTCCACCAACTTCTCGCGGTTTGTGGTCGGGCAGAGTGGAGGATCGGACATTAAGAGTGCATGGTCTTCCGGGGCAACTTGGAGGTCATGGTAGAAGAGGTGTCTCCACAGCACTTCTGCCGCCTCCCAGTCTACGATTATGCCATGCCTTACCGGCAAGATGACATCAAGGTCGGGCTCTGTCCTCGCTCGTTCCCCAACATACGTATCTGGTCTGTCTCTTCTAGTCCTCATGGACTTCTCTGTAGGGTGACCAACCAAAGTCCCAATGACAGATTGGGGAGTCTGTTGTCCTGCGAACCCCGCTTTACACGTCCCGGTACCCGTATCGATCACCACCGCTCCGGTCTTCACAATATCTCTCTCCGGAGTACGTGACCGCATCTTGGTAGAACCTCTTTCTTTCGAAGAGGCTCTGGACCTGGCCGACTGGCCCATCGGATATCCCGGGGAAGGAGTCCTGATTCTCACACATCCTGGACTCACAGACCTCTGTGCTGGACTCTTGGATCGCGCGGGCCCAGGACTCCTTTTCCGTGAAGGCCCTGGGCTTTTTGACCTACCACTTCTGAACGACATTTTGAATGGGCACCCAAGGAGCCTTCTGTGAGATCCGCCAATGGGTTATAGTCTCAAAGTGCTGGGGACCGCCTCTACCTCACTCTCTGGTCACAAAGGCAACCATGACATCACCGCAACAGCGTGGGTGAACTTGTTTAATTGGTATGGTCCACGGTGAGTGCTTTCCTCCAACCATCACTTGGGAAACTGGAtcactccctctctctgcattctCCTGCCCCTGATGGCTTCGGAATGTTCTGCAGAAACAATGGGACGGAATCGTCGTTGAATGGAACCCCATGACTCAGTCAGGCCCAGATAGAGTGGGGTCTGGCTTCAAACGAGGCCAAAATATTTCACTACTGGCTACCGGGGCCATATTTCAGCTAGATGTTGCACATATATGGAAGTTTGGAAATACTCTGGGAGACACGCCCCCTGACACATGTGTAGGGGTGCTTTCTAAAATAGCCCCACAAAGTTATTGTGGGCATCCCTCAGCAGGCTTTAGGGCAGGCTTTattgatgggtggggggaagggacacCAGCCTCGTTGTCATAAACAAGAATCTGGATGCAAATTGGACTAATCAGCTGGTCATACTTGCAATCAAGGACCTCACCCATCCTGATTAAGAGGGAGGGTCTCTTCCCCCACCTCTCAATGCCagtgagtgcacacacaccctaccaccATTTTTGTGCCCCCAAAAGCCATATCTGGCTTGCCTCACCAGAAGCCTTCTTCccttatagcttccctgactctacttgttagccacactggcggcgtcctgaacttggtggtacctttcttccttcttggtagtcatttcaactgagcttctagtattgtggttttaaatgagttccatgctttctggagtgatttgaccctcctgactttccccttcagcttcctttttaccagttcccTCGTTTTTgagcagtttcctcttctgaaatccatctgtgttggacttccttgacaattctccagttgacttatatgctgaattggatcacactatggtcactgctgcccaatggttctgcaactcttgacatctcgcaccaggtcctgggcaccactcaggattaagtccaagagcGCCAttcctctggttggttctgcaacttaTATTTTAGGGAGTTtgagatgataccaaactctttcaggtagtgaaatccaaaacagattatgaggagctccaaaaggatctctccaaactgggtgagtgggtgacaaagtggcaaatgcagttcagtgttggcaagtgtaaagtgatgtacattgggacgaaaaaccccaacttcaagtatacgctgatgggatttgagctgttggtgactaaccaggagagggatctttgggtcatggtggacagctcgttgaaagtgtcaactcaatatgtggcagctgtgaaaaaggccaattccatgctaggggtcattaggaagcggactgaaaataaaacggctaatattataatgcccttatacaacacaatggtgcggccacacctggagtactgcgtacaattctggtcacatctaaaaaaggacattgtagaactggaaaaggtgcagaagagggaaaccaagatgatcaggggactagagcacctttcttatgaagcaaggctacaacacctggggctatttagtttagaagaaagacgactgcggggagacatgatcgaggtctataaaatcatgcatggtgtgaagaaagtggagagagagaaattcttctccctctcacataggggtcatcttgcctgcaaccttggagaagtcactgccagtctgtgtagagtacttccgtttgttggtcctagatttcccatcaatcaatttcatgggataggaagctgccatatactgagtcagaccacaggtccatctcgctcagtattgtctacgtagacaatactgagcgagatggacctatggtctgactcagtatacggcagcttcctatcccatgaaattgatcgatgggaaatttaggaccaacaaacggaagtactttttcacacaacacataatcaacatgtggaattttctgccatgagatgtggtgacagccaacaatctagatggctttaagagcggtttggataacttcatggaggagaagtctgtcatcggctactagtcggagggctacaggccacctccagcctccttagcaggatgcctctgagtaccagttgcaaggcagggacagcaggagagagggcatgccctcaactcctgcctgtggcttccagtggcatctggtgggccactatgtgaaacaggatgctggactagatgggccttgggcctgatccagcagggctgttcttatgttatgttcttaaatcttccaaggcacagtcatttaacatGTATAAAGATTTGGCCTCTCTTTATTacatgaatgtgaatttacccagtctaatgacaaccagcctcagaattgatattGAAGACATTggagtgatggatagcttctgtcttttaggatcaactgccaacagtaaaggatccagaagtcaagaaatatgccgcagactagcacttggtagagttgcaatgaaggccttggaaaggagatttagatgccGTGTCATgtttacacctacaaagattagaatcgtttggacggtggtttcccccatgacactctatggatgcgaaagctggactttaaagaagcaagatagaaaaagcattggcgcttttgaactttggtgctggagaagacttttgaggagaccatggacagccaggaaaacaaacaaacggatcctagaacaaaccaatccagaattttcactcgaggcacaaatgaccaggctcaaactctcatactttggacacatcatGCAAAGActcaactcccttgagaagtccataatgctggggaaagtggaaggagagagaagaagaggatgaccagcagcaaggtggatggactcgtttacaacagcaatgaatgcaccactgaaagaccttcaaGGCcgagtggaagacagatcatcctggggagaatctatctatgttgttgctaagagtcagcaccgacttgacggcacataatcacaagttttcagtttttccagacagtttagaaaatcatctcttgtcacttcttcGTTTCTGTTACGcttactatatctatttctgtgttagcaaccaagcactccggctcacccatcttggctcggaggcttctggcattggcatattaaggagccagtgtggtgtagtgcttagagtgctggactaggaccggggagacctgagttcaaatccccattcagccatgatacttgctgggtgactctgggccagtcacttctctctcagcctaacctacttcacagggttgttgtgaggagaaacctaagtatgtagtacaccgctcttggctccttggaggaagagcaggatataaaatgttaataaataaataaataaataatataagcacctatacgctgaatctcttccctggtgtctgctatctttcttttgactttctgaccagctggcacaggctcccgtctgctctttatgcggttctgctctgtccccttctgttttatctgaatcctttgcacgctcacactttaaaggatggcttttgcctcaccggatactgcccagctcccatcagcaattccccaggcgtcattttaaaagctgctctgcaaactttttgattttaagcaccagcagtctggttccatcttggttcaagtgcagcccatctcttttgtacagcccttgcttgccccaaaatgtgtcccggtgcctaacaaatctaaacccctcctcccggcaccaacgtctcatccacgcattgaaacccctcagctctgcctgtctcactgtacctgcgcatggaacaggtagcatttctgagaatgctaccttgggggtcctggacttcaatacactacctatcagcctaaatttggcctccaggacctcccgactacatttccccacatcattggtgccaacatgcaccacgacagctgtctcctccccagcactacctaggagcctgtctagacgctgcgtaatgtccgcaaccttcgcaccaggcaggcaagtcaccgtgcagtcaacacacgggtcacaaacccatctctctatccctctaatgatcgaatcacccactacaaggaggcccccaccccccagaagagtatcccctgtgcgagaggatatgggctcatcatccacggaaggggtcccttctaaaggagcatttccctcttcctcagaccgatgtcctccttgtccaagaccttcattctccctgacaacagaggagctactagccctggagtgggatgcctgtatcacatccctgaaggtctcgtccgcatgcctctctgagcttctccagatccgccaccttggtctcaagggaacggatttgttccctgagagccaggaactccttgcactgagcacacacccatgacttctgctcatggggcaaatagtcatacatgtggcactctgtgcaatacactgggaagtgccccctcccctgctgactttctatcttcatactggttttgttggctgtttacagtatttaaagatagtttatttgaagggaaggtctcagctgtaatgatcAGCTATTTagctgtccaaacagcctttctcaagaatatgagggtgGAATTTGTAcctaccttctcttctccaccggatTCCTTGTTATCACAGGGGCTtcttccaggctcccctgcacacttcccgctaaactcctgcaaaactccaacgtcctatttgctatccctgttcactatgctttcaggccttcacctcttatgtagagagtaggctccACAATCCGTTTAGGACCATCTGAGttagcagccatcaccacatcttgtggcaatgagttcctcATGCACCGTATTAATTCAGAGTGTCTTTCGATTACCCTCATTAGTGTGGCTTACACACatttaaaggaaaaaaacaagATACAGTCTAAAACCTAAATATTATCAGGAATCACACTTAAAATGAGAGGGATAAAAGGAGTGAATATTTTAATATTCTGGGGGCTATCCAGATTTAGGAGAGGAGGGAGTGCTTGGCCTCAGTAAAGATGCCCCACACTATCCATTTGGGTGTATGGAGGGCAAAAGCCCTCTTCTATAGAAGGGTTGGTCCCCaaaccaggcagcagcaatataggaagatgctgaaaggcatcatctctctgagggagagggcaatggcaaacccctcctgtattctgccaaagacaacctaGTGGCTCTGCGATCACTAGGAATCGACACCAGCTTGACAGTGCACTTTACCTTTGACTACAATTTTCCACAAGAGTTTCCaaaagatcgacaccagcaacagccactggagggatggatagggccatttgcgctccccctgctcgataaagaggctcaccacttttaaaatgagccgttggcacttacctgaatggtcattctcctcagaagtatggatggcatccgagatcatcatgggttgtcacgacctcctgctccgagacagggccaatcagagagcttttcctcctgtagcaggagggaggggcaatcccctcaggctTCAGTCTATAGCTAGCTCTCCGATGCTCCGGCTAGAGAAAAAACAGTCGCAGAGAAAGAACCAAGCAGAATGGAACAACAAGTAAAGTAGAACTTTAGAAGAAAACGAGCTGTGAATTCTCATTGCGGAAAAACCCCACCCATGGGATGAGACGTACAATGCGGAAGAATAGAGCCTCCCCACACCTATATAGGGAACAGAAAGGTGGATAAGTTGgaaacaaacagaagcagaaacacgAACGGTCGGGTGGgtcggatgccatccatacttctgaggagaatgaccattcaggtaagtgccaacggctcattctccctcagaagaggatggcatccgagATCATCATGGGACATGCCATAGCCGCTATCCTAGCTGGGTGGGAGACCGTGAGAATGCTCCTATGGCGGGACCACCTGTTGCAGAACTCGTCTGCCAAAAGAAGCGTCTGCAGAAGCCCAGTCgtgtattttatagaatttaaCAAACGTGGACAGGGAGGCCCACGTTGCAGCTCTGCAGATATCGATCAAAGGCGCCCTCGTGGAGAGAGCTGCAGAAGCCGCGGCACTGCGCGTGGAGTGGGCAGTTATACCCTCCGGAGGCACCGCCTTAGCCGCTGTATAGGCCAAGCGAATGCACTCGCAGATCCAGCGTGACAAAGTAGGGGAAGAGACCTTCCTTCCCAGAGAGCAGTCCCTGAATGATACAAACAGGGAATCAGAGACCCTAAAGCCCTTAGTGCGCCGCAAATAGATTCTTAATGCCCTGCGGACATCTAGGGTgtgccactccttctccctgggattggcagggtgggggcagaatgAAGGCAGCATGAGCTCCTGGGATCGGTGAAAAAGAGAATTAACCTTGGGCAGGTAAGTGGGGTCTGTACGCAGAACAACGTAATCGGAGTAAACTAGACACAACTCCTTTCTGGCAGACAAAGCGCCCAGGTCTGAGACCAGCCGGGCTGATGTAATGGCTACCAAaaataggactttaaaggtaagaatACGCAGCGGCACAGTCCTTAAAGGTTCGAAAGGAGGCTTAACCAGGGCCCGAAGAACCAAGTTCAGGTCCCAAGTGGGGAAACGATGGACCGGTGGAGGACTAAGGGCCGCCGCACCCTTAAGGAACCTTCGAATGTGGGAATGGCATGACAAAGGAGATGTCCCAGGAACCTGTAGAGTAGAGGAGATAGAAAACATCTGTCGCCTGAGGGTGGCCGGTTTGAGCCCCCTATCCAATCCGGATTGCAGGAACCCCAGTACCTGACTGACCGAGGCAGAGTGAGGGTCG
Above is a window of Hemicordylus capensis ecotype Gifberg chromosome 2, rHemCap1.1.pri, whole genome shotgun sequence DNA encoding:
- the LOC128342133 gene encoding actin-like protein 9; this encodes MSFRSGRSKSPGPSRKRSPGPARSKSPAQRSVSPGCVRIRTPSPGYPMGQSARSRASSKERGSTKMRSRTPERDIVKTGAVVIDTGTGTCKAGFAGQQTPQSVIGTLVGHPTEKSMRTRRDRPDTYVGERARTEPDLDVILPVRHGIIVDWEAAEVLWRHLFYHDLQVAPEDHALLMSDPPLCPTTNREKLVEVVFESLNSPGMYVAYQSVLSVYAHGKISGMVVDTGYAVTHTVPVHQGYNLPHATERMDIGGTNITSFLMNLLRDMGHYFDERMLDVVADIKQKCCYVALDFDAEWNRPRREYMVDYQLPDGQIISMGKERFQCPEMLFNPPQMPGLNLVGIHGMAQRSLRKVPEEHRKDMYENIMLCGGSSLFEGLEKRFTHELMAMVPTNTKVKVTANPLRKYSVWTGGSILASLRNFQPCWIRKEQYQESGPYIVHRKCY